Genomic segment of Bradysia coprophila strain Holo2 chromosome X unlocalized genomic scaffold, BU_Bcop_v1 contig_117, whole genome shotgun sequence:
tagctgaagcccaatttcatttttgttttcagatTGACTATACTTCAAATGTGCCACGTGCAAACTACacgaaaaaagcaaaaaacagcaaaatccACCAGATACAAAGAAGGACTAAAACCGAACCGAAATCGATAACAACAGCATACAACTGCAACCGAATCGTACATATACCAAAgaagagaacaaaaaaatatgaacaacttgagaaaattagtttttcttgTTTGTGCAATAAACTTTGCAGTAACTTTAGTTCGAACAGATTGGTTGGTTAAATGTGGTCCATGCAAATGCAAATGGAATTCCGGTAAAAAGACTGCAGATTGTAAGAATGCATCAATAGCACGAGTGCCCATCGATTTGAGTCCGGAAATTCAAGTGTTGGATATGTCGTCGAATATCATTCCGGAACTGCATAATGGGGAATTTGTAACCACCGATTTAcgtaatttacataaattattcATACGAAATTCCACACTTAAAGTACTCGGAAGGGACAGTTTAAAGGGACTGGAGATATTAATTGAACTTGATTTGTCGTTCAATTTGATACGAACGTTGCAACGTGGAACTTTTGTGAATTTGGTGAAATTAAGGGCGCTCATGCTGAACAACAATAAGTTGGAAAAACTGGACGACGGACtatttcgaaatttgaaatttttacacaaaatcgAATTGAAAGACAATTTGCTGGTGAAAATTGAACCGAAAGCTTTCACCAATTTGCCAGTGTTATCGCAAATCTATTTAGATGGGAATCGTTTTACTACaatgaatcgaaaaattttcgcCGACCTTGACAAATTGACAAGCTTATCGTTAAAATTGAATCCTTGGAATTGTTCATGCGAATTGAAATCATTTCGTGACTTTACGTTTCAGCAAAACTTGTATACACCACCGACAGATTGTTATCATCCAATAAATTTACGTGGCACCCTATGGAGTGATGTATCGACCAATGCTTTTGCATGTAAGCCTGAAATATTGTCACCATTACCTGATGGTACAACGATAAATTcatcaaaagaaaatgtgaCTTTATCATGTCGTGTCCATTCATCACCAAATACCTTCATTACATGGAGTTTTAATCGACATTCGTTTTCAAATTATCCGAAAcgtattttcatcaaaaacaatTCGGAATCAAATCAACGTGATTCAATGGAACTGCTGACATCCGACCTAACA
This window contains:
- the LOC119067004 gene encoding leucine-rich repeat-containing protein 24, coding for MNNLRKLVFLVCAINFAVTLVRTDWLVKCGPCKCKWNSGKKTADCKNASIARVPIDLSPEIQVLDMSSNIIPELHNGEFVTTDLRNLHKLFIRNSTLKVLGRDSLKGLEILIELDLSFNLIRTLQRGTFVNLVKLRALMLNNNKLEKLDDGLFRNLKFLHKIELKDNLLVKIEPKAFTNLPVLSQIYLDGNRFTTMNRKIFADLDKLTSLSLKLNPWNCSCELKSFRDFTFQQNLYTPPTDCYHPINLRGTLWSDVSTNAFACKPEILSPLPDGTTINSSKENVTLSCRVHSSPNTFITWSFNRHSFSNYPKRIFIKNNSESNQRDSMELLTSDLTIVGVKKSDEGTYSCIAENAAGKANVDIVLTVQRNLNENLFLSNNFLFIVCLLVVGLFVVSFIGLMITCCYCRKFKKLAKQDLDNKKQFETIKMNSFNNGTLMANGTTDFEIQKQQQPHQQHQPLQQSSNDFIHAEKSEIIGNDTHEIKCALLGDKFASDVVSFEKTKDHSNGLLLSPNHQKCMYEQHDARFPPDLLPYSQPKIAHQNTTAVLENGEYITPYDESQYYKDNTTNILQNCPQDLRIYEDCSSSSCSVSNRNNHVRQNIPSSSIPKLTDTLPCKPRQSIVRTSPSFSFLSAGYQQQNNFL